From Lusitaniella coriacea LEGE 07157, a single genomic window includes:
- a CDS encoding phenylacetate--CoA ligase family protein: MNQSDRAIAALQKFLDTPLDKNLQRAVEGDAKSNVLTLFQEVAKGIPAYQQFLQERNIDPASIQAFEDFQTLPLMTKANYAHKYPLPQLCRNGQLESCDMIAASSGSTGKPTFWLRSVSDELAIATRFEQIFSDSFQADSKRTLAVVCFALGTWVGGLYTLNCCRHLAAKGYPITSIAPGSNKTEIFRVIQELAPHFEQVVLLGYPPFLKDAIDSGRVRGIPWQDYGIKLVMAGEVFSEEWRSLVGERLGSSNPCYDSATLYGTADAGVLGNETPLSIAIRRFFSQNPEAARQLFGESRLPTLVQYDPLSRFFETQDGTLLFSGDNGIPLIRYHIADTGGIVPHSAMLEFLRDWGCDPIALLQSYRDRMVDAALRDRGIHPLPFVYVFGRSNFIVSYFGANLYPENITVGLEQPEIREWVTGKFVMEAFEDAQKNRVLSITVELAPNEEPTAERERAIANAVRQQLLRLNSEFANYVPSESQTPRILLKPTGDPEDFPLGVKHRYTRSPQEKRGT, from the coding sequence ATGAATCAATCCGATCGCGCGATCGCGGCACTCCAAAAATTCCTCGACACGCCTCTCGATAAAAACCTGCAACGCGCTGTTGAGGGAGACGCGAAATCGAACGTTCTGACGTTGTTTCAGGAAGTGGCAAAAGGGATTCCCGCTTATCAACAGTTTCTCCAGGAAAGAAATATCGATCCCGCTTCGATTCAAGCCTTTGAGGACTTCCAAACCCTCCCCTTAATGACCAAGGCTAATTACGCGCATAAATACCCGCTTCCGCAATTGTGCCGTAACGGACAGTTGGAATCCTGCGATATGATTGCCGCCTCTTCCGGTTCTACGGGAAAACCCACATTCTGGTTGCGTTCTGTCAGCGATGAGTTGGCAATTGCCACCCGATTCGAGCAGATTTTTAGCGACAGTTTTCAAGCAGATTCAAAGCGAACCCTAGCGGTAGTTTGCTTTGCCTTGGGAACCTGGGTGGGAGGACTCTACACCCTCAATTGCTGTCGCCATTTAGCGGCGAAGGGGTATCCCATTACCAGCATTGCACCGGGGAGCAATAAAACGGAGATTTTTCGCGTTATTCAGGAATTAGCGCCCCATTTTGAGCAAGTAGTATTGTTAGGCTATCCTCCCTTCCTCAAGGATGCGATTGATAGTGGCAGAGTGCGGGGAATTCCCTGGCAAGATTATGGGATTAAGCTGGTGATGGCGGGGGAAGTGTTTAGCGAAGAGTGGCGTAGTTTGGTGGGGGAACGCCTAGGTTCGTCAAATCCTTGTTACGATTCTGCGACGCTGTATGGAACCGCAGATGCGGGAGTTTTGGGGAATGAAACGCCGTTGAGTATTGCAATTCGTCGCTTTTTCTCTCAGAATCCGGAGGCGGCGCGTCAGTTGTTTGGGGAGTCCCGTTTGCCGACGTTGGTGCAGTACGATCCCTTGAGTCGATTTTTTGAAACCCAGGATGGGACATTGCTGTTTTCGGGGGATAATGGGATTCCTTTGATTCGTTACCATATCGCCGATACGGGGGGGATTGTTCCTCACTCTGCAATGCTTGAGTTTCTGCGGGATTGGGGTTGCGATCCAATCGCACTCTTACAATCCTACCGCGATCGCATGGTCGATGCGGCTCTGCGAGATCGCGGAATTCACCCTCTCCCCTTCGTTTACGTGTTCGGACGCTCGAATTTCATTGTTTCCTATTTTGGTGCAAATCTTTACCCAGAGAACATTACAGTGGGGTTAGAACAGCCGGAAATTCGGGAATGGGTGACGGGAAAATTTGTGATGGAAGCCTTTGAAGATGCCCAAAAAAATCGCGTCCTTTCCATTACAGTTGAATTAGCGCCCAACGAAGAGCCTACCGCAGAAAGAGAGCGCGCGATCGCCAATGCAGTGCGACAGCAACTCCTACGCCTCAACAGCGAATTTGCCAACTACGTTCCCTCCGAATCTCAAACGCCTCGCATTCTCCTCAAACCCACCGGAGATCCTGAAGATTTTCCCCTCGGTGTCAAACATCGCTACACTCGTTCTCCCCAAGAAAAACGCGGAACTTAA
- a CDS encoding GspE/PulE family protein, producing the protein MPNLVKHPSAWQQLRNRLISCEQALQILVDREGVIDPSLLDREVSNRFFREFPDRALLPPVVPLLLWQNCYYLGSPVEVSPAAMRMMRDRTLAEVAIIPITEKSYNYWYHAEHYNPDRITSAPLVNPLTGQVEQENISETTELYLAKAVDQIGRIKTLISGALRNRASDIHLEPTGEGLRVRYRIDGVLRDITLLPIEISRRVIVALKVMSEIDIGESRRPQDGRIGEQYATGEQIDLGMDMRVSTLPCVGGEKAVIRLLPRKNPFNTIDDLGFSHRTLNLYKHWIRQPQGMIIFTGPTGSGKTSTLYTSLQAIATEHVNIVTVEDPVEYILPRITQTQVNEAAGMTFAAGMRAILRQDPDIIMVGEIRDRETAETAVRAALTGHLVLTTLHTNDAPGAIPRIKDIGPDPGLISDALLGIVAQRLVRRVCPHCTEPYTPTLQDFSALQLDPDKVKIKGFRKGRGCKQCFHSGYLGREAIVELLDIDRAVREIIYDGTMTQLHRYLRTINFASFKIAAIEKVIAGITTVEEVLRVLPHSALSTQ; encoded by the coding sequence ATGCCCAATCTGGTGAAGCACCCCTCCGCTTGGCAACAGCTTAGAAACCGCTTGATAAGCTGCGAACAGGCGCTACAAATCCTAGTTGATAGAGAAGGGGTAATTGACCCGTCTTTGTTGGATAGAGAGGTGAGCAATCGCTTTTTCCGGGAGTTTCCCGATCGCGCGCTACTGCCCCCCGTCGTTCCGTTATTATTGTGGCAAAACTGTTATTACTTGGGCAGTCCCGTTGAAGTCTCTCCAGCAGCAATGCGGATGATGCGCGATCGCACCCTCGCAGAAGTCGCCATCATTCCCATCACCGAAAAAAGTTACAACTACTGGTACCACGCCGAACACTATAACCCCGATCGCATCACCTCCGCGCCCCTGGTCAATCCCCTCACGGGTCAGGTCGAGCAAGAGAATATCAGCGAAACTACTGAGCTGTACCTCGCCAAAGCCGTCGATCAAATCGGACGGATTAAAACCCTAATCTCCGGTGCCTTGCGCAACCGTGCCAGCGACATTCATCTCGAACCCACAGGAGAAGGATTGCGCGTCCGCTATCGCATTGATGGAGTTCTGCGGGATATTACGCTGTTACCCATTGAAATTAGCCGCCGGGTCATCGTCGCGCTCAAAGTCATGTCAGAGATTGACATTGGCGAAAGTCGTCGTCCCCAAGACGGACGCATCGGCGAGCAATACGCAACCGGAGAACAGATCGATTTAGGGATGGATATGCGCGTGAGTACGCTTCCTTGTGTTGGGGGAGAAAAGGCGGTCATTCGCTTGCTTCCCCGGAAAAATCCTTTTAATACCATCGACGATCTGGGATTCTCTCACCGCACCCTTAATTTGTACAAGCACTGGATTCGCCAACCCCAAGGAATGATCATTTTCACCGGGCCCACAGGGTCGGGAAAAACCAGTACGCTGTACACAAGCTTGCAGGCGATCGCGACAGAACACGTCAACATCGTTACAGTCGAAGATCCGGTAGAATATATCTTGCCTCGGATCACGCAAACCCAGGTGAACGAAGCGGCGGGAATGACCTTTGCTGCGGGAATGCGAGCAATTTTGCGCCAAGATCCAGATATTATCATGGTCGGAGAAATCCGCGATCGCGAAACCGCAGAAACAGCCGTCAGAGCTGCTCTGACAGGGCATTTAGTCCTAACCACCCTCCACACCAACGATGCCCCCGGAGCAATCCCCCGTATTAAAGATATCGGGCCCGATCCCGGATTGATTAGCGATGCGCTTTTGGGAATTGTCGCACAGCGCCTCGTGCGCCGCGTTTGTCCCCACTGCACCGAACCCTACACCCCAACTCTACAAGACTTTTCCGCATTGCAGCTCGATCCCGATAAAGTTAAAATTAAAGGGTTTCGCAAAGGTCGCGGTTGCAAGCAGTGCTTTCACTCTGGCTATTTGGGACGGGAAGCCATTGTCGAACTTCTCGATATCGATCGCGCGGTTCGGGAAATTATTTATGATGGGACAATGACACAACTGCACCGCTATTTGCGAACCATCAACTTTGCCTCTTTTAAAATTGCCGCGATTGAAAAAGTGATTGCTGGCATAACGACAGTAGAAGAAGTTTTGCGGGTTCTCCCCCATAGCGCCTTATCCACTCAGTAA
- a CDS encoding serine/threonine protein kinase, with the protein MHQPKQSSASRYQTVRKIGQSTNRVTYLAKDNETGQPVAIKQFFFGKDNPDWAGAKAYGSDCKTLRYLGHPRLPKYLNFFPTPDGFCAVREYKTARRPLSTLKNLNLKQWRKVALSLLDTLIYLQSQTPRIFHRNIKPENVLVNKRCNADLVDFGFPFINHQGKVNEATAGTPGFMPREQLRNKELTDATDLYGLGATLVCLLTQTPSGEISRILGADSDFDLQSVLPKEASYELVEWLETMTQISPVRRYKNASEALEVLQSIEIVRLPDAIVQPQTLVLQASEYGEILRTTLTIRNTVPHTLLQGHWSVSPSSSKQSKKLPQWISFEPEQFESNEIECQIAIDTSKLLPDQTYNRDIILRANDRARKHPIALKILTPSLLSVKLPLIPIFGTLGVAFLGGCLGGALFAGFGGGLTSLPLVSVIFWFGLGIGAIGSLGGIFNIWSALGGSFPISLGAMRFFPGRRVIGLGFSVGLIVFGIAGYVARYCFGRELPSGLSGLLSLNVLLLSLTAMFGISLGLLATGGMTNLIVLLSTGIPLGVLLTLQSIKQGQRIARYKSVKPHLVKP; encoded by the coding sequence ATGCATCAACCCAAACAATCGTCTGCATCTCGCTACCAAACCGTTCGCAAAATCGGACAAAGCACCAATCGCGTCACCTATCTCGCCAAAGATAACGAAACCGGACAACCCGTTGCCATCAAACAGTTTTTCTTTGGGAAAGATAACCCAGACTGGGCGGGCGCTAAAGCCTACGGGTCAGACTGTAAAACCTTGCGCTATCTCGGTCACCCCCGCCTCCCTAAATATCTGAATTTTTTCCCCACCCCCGATGGATTTTGCGCGGTACGCGAATACAAAACTGCTCGACGACCCCTCTCAACCCTCAAAAATCTCAATCTCAAACAGTGGCGAAAAGTCGCTCTCTCCTTACTCGACACCCTCATCTACCTTCAAAGTCAAACTCCCCGGATCTTTCACCGCAACATTAAGCCAGAAAACGTTTTAGTCAACAAGCGATGCAATGCAGACTTAGTGGATTTTGGCTTTCCCTTTATCAACCATCAGGGTAAGGTAAACGAAGCAACCGCAGGAACGCCGGGATTTATGCCAAGGGAGCAGTTGCGGAACAAAGAACTGACCGATGCAACAGATCTCTACGGGTTGGGTGCAACCTTGGTTTGCCTGCTGACGCAAACGCCATCTGGGGAAATTTCTCGAATTCTTGGGGCGGATAGCGATTTCGACTTACAAAGCGTCTTGCCGAAAGAGGCGAGTTACGAATTGGTCGAGTGGTTGGAAACAATGACGCAAATTTCTCCCGTGCGACGGTATAAAAATGCCTCAGAAGCGCTGGAAGTCTTACAAAGCATCGAGATCGTGCGATTGCCCGACGCGATCGTTCAACCGCAAACCCTCGTTCTCCAAGCCAGCGAATACGGCGAAATTCTGAGGACAACCTTAACCATTCGCAACACCGTTCCCCACACCCTACTACAGGGTCATTGGTCGGTGTCTCCATCTTCAAGCAAGCAGAGTAAAAAATTGCCTCAATGGATTTCCTTTGAGCCAGAACAGTTTGAGAGTAACGAGATTGAGTGCCAAATCGCGATCGACACGAGTAAATTGTTACCCGACCAAACCTACAATCGCGACATTATTTTACGCGCCAACGATCGCGCCCGGAAACATCCCATCGCGCTGAAAATTCTTACGCCTTCGCTACTTAGCGTAAAATTGCCCCTCATACCGATCTTCGGTACGTTGGGTGTCGCTTTTTTGGGAGGATGTCTCGGTGGCGCTTTGTTCGCTGGATTTGGTGGCGGACTGACCTCCCTACCTCTAGTATCCGTTATTTTCTGGTTTGGACTTGGCATTGGCGCGATTGGTAGTTTGGGGGGAATTTTTAATATTTGGTCGGCATTGGGCGGTTCCTTTCCCATTTCCCTCGGCGCAATGCGGTTTTTCCCAGGCAGAAGGGTCATAGGATTGGGCTTTTCAGTGGGTTTGATCGTGTTTGGGATTGCGGGGTATGTGGCACGCTATTGTTTTGGGCGAGAACTTCCCTCTGGACTGTCGGGATTGCTTTCTCTTAACGTGTTGCTCCTCTCCCTCACTGCTATGTTTGGCATCAGTTTAGGGTTGTTGGCGACAGGGGGAATGACAAACCTTATCGTTTTGCTGAGTACGGGGATTCCCTTGGGAGTGCTACTTACCCTTCAATCAATCAAACAAGGTCAACGCATAGCACGGTACAAAAGTGTGAAACCCCATCTTGTTAAACCTTGA